In one Catenulispora sp. EB89 genomic region, the following are encoded:
- a CDS encoding GAF domain-containing sensor histidine kinase, with protein MHANPVACRMLDRPADRLLGRELLETLAETAGGELTCSLSAIELDGVRHWLATLRDARGTRPMERTVEALAQTTAQLVSAGTLEEILQGIARHAVEYTVAVACGIVVIGEDHKLAVAGGHGFPDRARSRSAWTASSVTLDELPGGSYVLNGKPYYLPDARSAIAAAPATREFAASMAALDWRGTYFAPLAWEGEVFGVFGAHLPHDVAGPSADESAFYDVLANQAAVAVTNARLAASMERTRLARELHDSISQALFSMTMYARTAQLAMAKEGLDDTGPLGRSVAQLAELTRGTLAEMRALIFELRPGALAEEGLVTALRKLGAALTARDQVAITVDGPEWRLDLGSGVEEHLYRLASEALNNVVKHARAEHAEVRISVESGLLRIVVEDDGVGFDADAEHSGCIGLSGMSDRARAIEAEFAVASSPGAGTTVTVTLPHSRRDRPEEGADDVR; from the coding sequence CTGCACGCCAACCCGGTGGCCTGCCGAATGCTGGACCGCCCCGCCGACCGGCTCCTCGGCCGGGAACTCCTGGAGACGCTGGCGGAGACCGCCGGCGGCGAGCTGACGTGCTCCCTGTCCGCCATCGAGCTCGACGGCGTGCGGCACTGGCTGGCGACCCTTCGCGACGCCCGCGGCACACGTCCCATGGAGCGCACCGTCGAAGCGCTGGCGCAGACCACGGCCCAGCTCGTCTCAGCCGGGACGCTGGAGGAGATCCTGCAGGGCATCGCCCGCCACGCGGTCGAGTACACCGTGGCCGTGGCCTGCGGGATCGTGGTGATCGGGGAGGATCACAAGCTCGCGGTGGCCGGCGGGCACGGGTTCCCGGACCGCGCCCGCAGCAGGAGCGCCTGGACCGCCAGCTCTGTCACTCTGGACGAGCTTCCCGGCGGGTCCTATGTGCTCAACGGCAAGCCGTACTACCTGCCCGACGCGCGCTCGGCCATCGCCGCCGCACCGGCCACGAGGGAGTTCGCCGCCAGCATGGCCGCGCTGGACTGGCGGGGTACCTATTTCGCGCCGCTGGCCTGGGAGGGGGAGGTGTTCGGCGTCTTCGGGGCGCACCTGCCGCACGACGTGGCGGGTCCCTCGGCGGATGAGTCAGCCTTCTACGACGTCCTCGCCAACCAGGCCGCGGTCGCGGTGACGAACGCCCGCCTGGCGGCGTCGATGGAGCGCACCCGCCTGGCTCGTGAACTGCACGACTCGATCAGCCAAGCCCTGTTCTCCATGACCATGTACGCCAGAACCGCGCAATTGGCGATGGCCAAGGAGGGCCTGGACGACACCGGGCCGCTGGGCCGGTCGGTGGCCCAGCTCGCCGAGCTGACGCGCGGCACGCTGGCCGAGATGCGCGCGCTCATCTTCGAACTGCGCCCGGGCGCCCTGGCGGAGGAGGGTCTGGTGACCGCGCTGCGCAAGCTGGGAGCGGCGCTGACGGCCCGGGACCAGGTGGCGATCACCGTGGACGGGCCCGAATGGCGGCTGGACCTGGGATCCGGCGTCGAGGAGCACCTCTACCGCCTCGCCTCGGAAGCGCTCAACAACGTGGTCAAGCACGCGCGTGCGGAGCACGCGGAGGTCCGGATCAGCGTCGAGTCGGGCCTGCTGCGGATCGTCGTGGAGGATGACGGTGTCGGCTTCGACGCCGATGCCGAGCATTCCGGCTGTATCGGGCTCTCCGGCATGTCCGACCGGGCCCGGGCCATCGAGGCCGAGTTCGCCGTCGCCAGTTCACCCGGCGCCGGCACCACTGTCACGGTGACGCTGCCGCACAGCCGCCGGGACCGACCGGAAGAAGGCGCCGACGATGTCCGCTGA
- a CDS encoding response regulator: MSADSEPDTESAAESAAESAHPFRVFLVDDHRVVRRGVSAYLAMIDDIEVVGEAADGQEALDRMAVLEPVGNLPDVVLMDLMMPGMDGITATRRIKGRWPAIEVVAVTSFVEEVKVRGALEAGAAGYLLKDADADEVAAAVRAAVAGRMHLDPVVARILADSTRAPQRAGDTLTRRQREVLLLIAEGASNRQIAETLVVSERTARTHVSDILAKLGLSSRTQAALWAVQEGIAQDRPQSL, encoded by the coding sequence ATGTCCGCTGACAGCGAGCCCGATACCGAATCCGCCGCCGAGTCCGCCGCCGAGTCCGCTCATCCGTTCCGGGTCTTCCTCGTCGACGACCACCGCGTCGTGCGCCGGGGCGTCTCGGCCTACTTGGCGATGATCGACGATATCGAGGTGGTCGGCGAGGCCGCGGACGGCCAGGAAGCCCTGGACCGCATGGCCGTCCTGGAACCGGTGGGGAACCTGCCCGACGTGGTGCTCATGGATCTGATGATGCCGGGGATGGACGGCATCACCGCCACCCGCCGGATCAAGGGCCGTTGGCCGGCCATCGAGGTGGTCGCGGTGACCAGCTTCGTGGAGGAGGTCAAGGTCCGCGGCGCCCTGGAGGCGGGCGCGGCCGGCTACCTGCTGAAGGACGCCGACGCCGACGAGGTCGCCGCGGCCGTCCGCGCCGCGGTCGCCGGCCGGATGCATCTGGATCCCGTCGTGGCCCGGATACTGGCCGACTCGACCCGCGCTCCCCAGCGCGCGGGCGACACGCTGACTCGTCGGCAACGGGAGGTCCTCCTGCTCATCGCGGAGGGCGCGTCCAACCGCCAGATCGCGGAGACCCTGGTCGTGAGTGAGCGCACAGCGCGCACCCACGTATCGGATATCCTCGCCAAACTGGGTCTTTCTTCCCGTACCCAGGCGGCCTTGTGGGCGGTTCAAGAAGGCATCGCACAGGATCGCCCGCAATCCCTGTGA
- a CDS encoding response regulator, protein MARSKLADDTPGSGKGSSSGDGSPPREAPRPIRLLLVDRDVRVRVALSETITLESDLVIVADAADAAQALTLADSTRPSVALVDLLLPDTASGLRLVRGLTKGSVCAVVAMSERGGLRDAALAAGAFAFVDKSSDIDAILNTVRASVRS, encoded by the coding sequence ATGGCACGTTCAAAGCTCGCCGACGACACACCCGGCTCCGGAAAGGGTTCCAGCTCAGGCGACGGCTCTCCGCCTCGCGAGGCGCCCCGTCCGATCCGCCTGCTGTTGGTGGACCGCGACGTCCGAGTACGCGTCGCCCTCTCTGAGACGATCACCCTCGAGAGCGACTTGGTCATCGTCGCCGATGCCGCCGACGCTGCGCAGGCCCTGACACTGGCCGACAGCACACGCCCATCGGTGGCTTTGGTGGATCTGCTCCTTCCCGACACCGCCTCCGGGCTTCGGCTGGTGCGCGGCCTGACCAAGGGGTCCGTGTGCGCGGTCGTGGCGATGAGCGAGCGAGGCGGCTTGCGTGACGCCGCCCTTGCCGCGGGCGCGTTCGCCTTCGTCGACAAGAGCAGCGACATCGATGCGATCTTGAATACCGTTCGTGCCTCAGTGCGTTCCTAG
- a CDS encoding thiamine pyrophosphate-dependent enzyme: MTTVAEQIVTALADLGVRTVWGVVGDALNPVTDAIRREERVEWIGTRHEEAAAFAASAQAQLTGTIGVCMGTVGPGSLHLLNGLYDAKKSHAPVLAICGQVPSAELGADYFQEVDNDAVFRDVAAFRHTVTNASQMPRVLEQAVQTAYAKPGVSVLTLPGDIGSTDVAKDSAVHITRVPARLTPDDGEITRAVRLLDDAKTVTMLVGAGARDYRASLLELADRLAAPMVLTLKAKEGLEADNPFQIGQSGLIGNPATREAFESADALLMIGTDFPYPEWLPAATPTIQIDSHADHIGRRTPVDVGIVGDAGLSISALLKRLRGKESRSHLEHARSHYEDWQGRQRKLTDPDFDHSLVGKVRSRFDNTEAKIRPEALATFVDTHAPDNTVFTTDTGMSTVWLARCVTMRGTRRLIGSFNLGSMANALPQALGAAALDRGRPVVAFCGDGGLTMLLGELLTAVAYELPVKLIVFDNGRLGMVKLEQEQGGLPEFGTELANPNLAGVAAAVGMPAARVTEPEELEAAVVAALASPGPYLLDVVTNPEEIALPPKASADQAWGFAIAKVKEGIVSRGAKS; encoded by the coding sequence ATGACCACCGTCGCCGAACAGATCGTCACCGCCCTGGCCGACCTCGGAGTACGCACCGTGTGGGGCGTGGTCGGGGACGCGCTCAACCCCGTGACCGACGCCATCCGGCGCGAGGAGCGCGTCGAGTGGATCGGCACCCGGCACGAGGAGGCCGCGGCGTTCGCCGCGAGCGCGCAGGCGCAGCTCACCGGCACCATCGGAGTCTGCATGGGCACCGTCGGGCCGGGCTCGCTGCACCTGCTCAACGGCCTGTACGACGCCAAGAAGTCGCACGCGCCGGTGCTGGCCATCTGCGGCCAGGTGCCGTCGGCCGAGTTGGGCGCCGACTACTTCCAGGAGGTCGACAACGACGCGGTGTTCCGCGACGTCGCCGCCTTCCGGCACACCGTGACCAACGCGAGCCAGATGCCGCGGGTGCTGGAGCAGGCCGTGCAGACCGCGTACGCCAAGCCGGGTGTCTCCGTGCTCACGCTGCCCGGCGACATCGGCTCCACGGACGTCGCCAAGGACAGCGCCGTCCACATCACCCGCGTCCCCGCGCGCCTGACCCCGGACGACGGCGAGATCACCCGCGCCGTACGGCTCCTGGACGACGCCAAGACCGTGACCATGCTGGTCGGCGCCGGTGCCCGGGACTACCGCGCCTCGCTGCTGGAGCTGGCCGACCGGCTGGCCGCCCCGATGGTCCTGACGCTGAAGGCGAAGGAAGGCCTGGAGGCCGACAACCCCTTCCAGATCGGCCAGAGCGGCCTGATCGGCAACCCCGCCACCCGCGAGGCGTTCGAGAGCGCGGACGCGCTGCTCATGATCGGCACGGACTTCCCGTATCCCGAATGGCTCCCGGCGGCGACCCCGACCATCCAGATCGACTCGCACGCCGACCACATCGGCCGCCGCACACCGGTGGACGTCGGGATCGTCGGCGACGCCGGCCTGAGCATCAGCGCCCTGCTGAAGCGGCTGCGCGGCAAGGAGTCCCGGAGCCATCTGGAGCACGCGCGCTCGCACTACGAGGACTGGCAGGGCCGGCAGCGCAAGCTCACCGACCCGGACTTCGACCACAGCCTGGTGGGCAAGGTGCGCTCGCGGTTCGACAACACCGAAGCCAAGATCCGTCCCGAGGCGCTGGCCACCTTCGTCGACACTCACGCCCCGGACAACACCGTGTTCACCACCGACACCGGCATGTCCACGGTCTGGCTGGCACGCTGCGTGACGATGCGCGGCACGCGCCGGCTGATCGGTTCGTTCAACCTCGGGTCGATGGCGAACGCGTTGCCGCAGGCCCTGGGAGCCGCGGCGCTGGACCGGGGACGGCCGGTCGTCGCGTTCTGCGGCGACGGCGGCCTGACGATGCTGCTGGGCGAGTTGCTGACGGCGGTCGCCTACGAGCTCCCGGTCAAGCTGATCGTCTTCGACAACGGCCGCCTGGGCATGGTCAAGCTGGAGCAGGAGCAGGGCGGCCTTCCGGAGTTCGGGACCGAACTGGCCAACCCGAACCTGGCCGGCGTGGCCGCCGCCGTGGGCATGCCGGCGGCGCGGGTCACCGAGCCGGAGGAGTTGGAGGCCGCGGTGGTGGCGGCGTTGGCGTCGCCGGGCCCGTACTTGCTGGACGTCGTCACGAACCCCGAGGAGATCGCGCTGCCGCCGAAGGCGAGCGCCGACCAGGCTTGGGGGTTCGCCATCGCGAAGGTGAAGGAAGGGATCGTCAGCCGGGGCGCCAAGTCTTGA
- a CDS encoding hydrophobic protein — protein MGVILLVLLLALVLGGLGFAIHALWVIAVIVFAAWLIGFGIRRGEAAAGGGRRRWYGRW, from the coding sequence ATGGGCGTCATTCTGCTGGTTCTTCTGTTGGCCCTCGTGCTCGGCGGCCTCGGCTTCGCCATCCACGCACTGTGGGTGATCGCCGTGATCGTGTTCGCCGCGTGGCTGATCGGTTTCGGCATCCGCCGCGGCGAGGCCGCCGCCGGTGGTGGCCGTCGCCGCTGGTACGGGCGCTGGTAG
- a CDS encoding undecaprenyl-diphosphate phosphatase — protein sequence MSHLTYPEAIVVGLFQGVSELFPVSSLGHSVLIPALIGGRWARDLDVSTPESPYLAFIVGLHVATALALVVFFWRDWLRIVGGFLTSVRDRRVETPDQRLAWLLVIATIPVGLTGLVLEHTFRTTLGRPVPAAIFLTANGVILYGGELLRRRSVATSGGAGTAGDSGTAAAAATATPTATATATATASADPAAPSGDPIASDLRLSRVGLGAGTLIGSAQILALLAGISRSGVTMVAGLLRGLSHEDAARFSFLLATPVILAAGILKVPDLTGPLGNGIHGQVLVGALLSGIGAYLSVRFLVRYFETRTLTPFAVYCSLAGIASLVVFAVRG from the coding sequence ATGTCGCACCTGACCTATCCCGAGGCGATCGTCGTCGGGCTCTTCCAAGGCGTCAGCGAGCTGTTCCCGGTGTCCAGCCTGGGTCACAGCGTGCTGATCCCGGCGCTGATCGGCGGGCGCTGGGCGCGCGACCTCGACGTCTCCACGCCGGAGTCGCCGTACCTGGCGTTCATCGTCGGGCTGCACGTCGCCACGGCGCTGGCGCTGGTGGTGTTCTTCTGGCGGGACTGGCTGCGGATCGTCGGCGGCTTCCTGACCTCGGTGCGCGACCGCCGCGTCGAGACCCCGGACCAGCGGCTGGCGTGGCTGCTCGTCATCGCCACGATCCCGGTCGGCCTGACCGGCCTGGTGCTGGAGCACACGTTCCGGACGACGCTGGGGCGTCCGGTGCCGGCGGCGATCTTCCTGACGGCCAACGGCGTGATCCTCTACGGCGGCGAGCTGCTGCGGCGGCGGTCGGTGGCGACGTCCGGGGGCGCGGGCACGGCCGGCGATTCAGGCACGGCCGCGGCCGCGGCGACTGCAACGCCGACTGCAACGGCTACAGCTACAGCTACAGCCTCAGCTGACCCGGCGGCCCCATCCGGCGACCCGATCGCCTCCGACCTCCGCCTCTCCCGCGTCGGCCTCGGCGCCGGCACCCTCATCGGCTCGGCGCAGATCCTGGCCCTGCTGGCGGGCATCAGCCGCTCCGGCGTGACGATGGTCGCCGGCCTGCTGCGCGGACTCTCGCACGAGGACGCCGCCCGCTTCTCCTTCCTGCTGGCCACACCGGTCATCCTCGCCGCCGGCATCCTGAAGGTTCCGGACCTCACCGGCCCCCTCGGCAACGGCATCCACGGCCAGGTGCTCGTCGGCGCGCTGCTGTCGGGGATCGGCGCGTACCTCTCGGTGCGCTTCCTGGTGCGCTACTTCGAGACCAGGACCCTGACGCCGTTCGCCGTCTACTGCTCGCTGGCCGGAATCGCTTCTTTGGTGGTGTTCGCAGTTCGCGGCTGA
- a CDS encoding HU family DNA-binding protein translates to MNKADLATEVAERLSGTDPDARQYVDAVFDVIMRHVAAGERVQILGFGTFDSVERAARVGRNPRTGAAIQVAASVSPRFHAGQTFRAQVTETAPAVVEVSQEAAKPAKVKKAKTAKAAKAADTKPAEAVAAVAAEKPAKATKATKATKKKTAEAAEQAPAKVEADKPAKVVAEKPAKVAKVAKVAKVAEKKPAKAPAKKVVEVVETKPTETKPTATKQAEAKPAKSPKVAKKVTKKAAKPAKSGKK, encoded by the coding sequence GTGAACAAGGCGGACTTGGCCACCGAGGTGGCGGAGCGGCTGAGCGGCACCGACCCGGACGCCCGGCAGTACGTGGACGCGGTGTTCGACGTCATCATGCGTCATGTGGCCGCCGGGGAGCGAGTGCAGATCCTCGGGTTCGGCACGTTCGACAGTGTGGAGCGGGCCGCTCGGGTCGGGCGGAACCCGCGGACCGGTGCGGCGATCCAGGTCGCGGCCAGCGTTTCGCCGCGGTTCCACGCGGGGCAGACGTTCCGGGCTCAGGTGACGGAGACGGCGCCGGCTGTTGTTGAGGTTTCGCAGGAGGCTGCGAAGCCGGCGAAGGTGAAGAAGGCCAAGACGGCTAAGGCGGCCAAGGCGGCGGACACCAAGCCCGCTGAAGCGGTGGCTGCGGTGGCTGCGGAGAAGCCCGCGAAGGCTACGAAGGCTACGAAGGCTACGAAGAAGAAGACTGCGGAAGCCGCAGAGCAGGCGCCCGCGAAGGTCGAGGCGGACAAGCCCGCCAAGGTCGTCGCCGAGAAGCCCGCCAAGGTTGCGAAGGTCGCCAAGGTCGCGAAGGTCGCGGAGAAGAAGCCCGCGAAGGCTCCCGCCAAGAAGGTCGTCGAGGTCGTCGAGACCAAGCCGACCGAGACGAAGCCGACCGCAACCAAGCAGGCCGAAGCCAAGCCGGCCAAGTCGCCGAAGGTCGCGAAGAAGGTCACCAAGAAGGCGGCCAAGCCGGCCAAGTCCGGCAAGAAGTAG
- a CDS encoding MarR family winged helix-turn-helix transcriptional regulator, translating to MEKRATQGAAGQDELGEQLRVAMVRLYRRFRSERPEGGLGDAALEVLTRLHKHGPRTLTELSEADRVSPASMSQTVNRLTSAGYAVRTRDPHDGRKVLFSATAEGDAVAGAARAQRHAWLDRRLQALSAEDRAVVARAAELFHQIAES from the coding sequence ATGGAGAAGCGGGCAACACAAGGCGCGGCGGGCCAGGACGAGCTGGGCGAACAGCTGCGGGTCGCGATGGTGCGGCTGTATCGGCGATTCCGCAGCGAGCGTCCCGAGGGCGGCCTCGGGGACGCGGCGCTGGAGGTGCTGACGCGGCTGCACAAGCACGGGCCGAGGACGCTGACCGAACTCAGCGAGGCCGACCGCGTCTCCCCCGCTTCCATGAGCCAGACCGTGAACCGCCTCACGTCGGCGGGCTACGCGGTGCGCACCCGCGATCCGCACGACGGTCGCAAGGTTCTGTTCAGCGCCACGGCCGAGGGCGACGCGGTCGCCGGCGCCGCGCGGGCTCAACGCCACGCGTGGCTTGACCGGCGGTTGCAGGCACTCAGCGCGGAGGACCGGGCTGTTGTCGCGCGCGCCGCCGAGCTCTTCCACCAGATCGCAGAATCCTGA
- a CDS encoding YbhB/YbcL family Raf kinase inhibitor-like protein, with the protein MTILGTLLRDKRPDEATYAWNQPNLSAPDTIGLSSHDFTDSGVLLTRHSGRRVKGENVSPHLAWSEPPAGTAELLLLIEDIDVPLGRNPAVHCLAAIDEARLQTPHELPSGGLDKKNPAPGVTLLRSFISRGYYGPEPLKGHGPHRYVFQLYALNQSLLNGPDRSAVLKTRPRALLAAIDAPVLARGQLIGVSERS; encoded by the coding sequence GTGACGATCCTGGGCACCCTCCTGCGCGACAAGCGCCCCGACGAGGCCACCTACGCCTGGAACCAGCCGAACCTGTCCGCCCCGGACACGATCGGGCTCTCCAGCCACGACTTCACCGACTCCGGCGTCCTGCTCACGCGCCACTCCGGCCGCCGCGTCAAGGGCGAGAACGTCTCGCCGCACCTGGCCTGGAGCGAGCCGCCGGCCGGCACCGCCGAACTCCTGCTCCTCATCGAGGACATCGACGTCCCGCTGGGCCGCAACCCCGCCGTCCACTGCCTCGCAGCCATCGACGAAGCCCGCCTCCAGACCCCGCACGAACTGCCGTCCGGCGGGCTGGACAAGAAGAATCCGGCCCCCGGCGTCACGCTCCTGCGGTCCTTCATCAGCCGCGGCTACTACGGACCGGAACCGCTCAAGGGCCACGGACCGCACCGCTATGTCTTCCAGCTCTACGCGCTCAACCAGAGCCTCCTGAACGGCCCGGACCGAAGCGCCGTCCTGAAGACCCGCCCCCGAGCCCTCCTCGCCGCCATCGACGCACCGGTCCTGGCACGCGGCCAGCTCATCGGCGTGAGCGAGCGCAGCTAG
- a CDS encoding response regulator transcription factor has translation MRVLVVEDEVMLAEAIQAGLRREAMAVDVAHHADAALESMAVTPYDAVVLDRDLPGMHGDQLCALIVQRYPSCRVMMLTAARRLDEKVAGLGLGADDYLTKPFEFPELVARLRALNRRSPTAQPPLLEFAGVRLDPFRREVYRDDRLIRLTPKQFAVLELLMRRRGGIVSAEELLDKAWDANADPFTNAVRITISALRAKLGEPSIVGTVTGVGYFLAAST, from the coding sequence GTGCGCGTGCTGGTGGTCGAGGACGAGGTGATGCTGGCCGAGGCGATCCAGGCGGGCCTGCGCCGCGAGGCGATGGCGGTGGACGTCGCGCACCATGCCGACGCGGCCCTGGAGAGCATGGCCGTCACGCCCTACGACGCGGTCGTGCTGGACCGGGACCTGCCGGGCATGCACGGCGACCAGCTCTGCGCGCTGATCGTGCAGCGGTACCCGAGCTGCCGCGTGATGATGCTGACGGCGGCCCGCCGCCTGGACGAGAAGGTCGCCGGCCTCGGCCTCGGCGCCGACGACTACCTGACCAAGCCGTTCGAGTTCCCCGAACTGGTCGCACGCCTTCGGGCCCTGAACCGGCGCAGCCCGACCGCGCAGCCGCCGCTGCTGGAGTTCGCCGGCGTGCGCCTGGACCCGTTCCGTCGCGAGGTGTACCGCGACGACCGGCTGATCCGGCTCACTCCGAAGCAGTTCGCCGTCCTGGAGCTGCTGATGCGCCGGCGCGGCGGCATCGTCAGCGCGGAGGAACTGCTGGACAAGGCGTGGGACGCCAACGCCGACCCGTTCACCAACGCCGTGCGGATCACGATCTCGGCCTTGCGGGCGAAGCTTGGCGAGCCGTCCATCGTCGGTACGGTGACCGGGGTCGGCTACTTCCTGGCGGCCTCGACATGA
- a CDS encoding sensor histidine kinase, which yields MTAALLATRPLHFRRTIRTRLTLAYTLLMLVLAGVTLLALYLFMRWAPTYEFPTTTSPHQATGAAQLTPVPVAAPSNVLTPAPGKGLVVRSTDTLLSTLLFASAAALAVLVCAAAGLGWIATGRMLRPLHDITVAARRAGSGRLDHRIALPGPQDELKELSDTFDAMLARLEQAFHAHQRFAANASHELRTPLATTQAVLDVALADPDGHDVAALARKLRVANRQSLDTVDALLDLADSAQGVLDGEIVDLAEAVCEAVAAVTDEARTAGIGLDAVLSHALVQADPVLLRQLLVNLMQNAVRHNTAGGTASVAVSVKDGSVTITVRNSGEVIPDAAIPLLTEPFYRRAGRTADTNGGPRGRGLGLALAATIAAAHGTQLVLIANARGGLTASVTFPLLNLTLGEVTSSDGGDR from the coding sequence ATGACCGCGGCGCTTCTGGCCACCCGGCCATTGCATTTCCGCCGCACGATCCGCACCCGCCTGACCCTGGCGTACACGCTCCTGATGCTCGTCCTCGCCGGCGTCACGCTCCTGGCCCTCTACCTCTTCATGCGATGGGCCCCGACCTACGAGTTCCCCACCACGACCAGCCCGCACCAGGCGACGGGAGCCGCGCAGCTCACCCCGGTGCCCGTGGCCGCGCCCTCGAACGTGTTGACCCCGGCCCCGGGCAAAGGCTTGGTGGTCCGCTCGACGGACACCCTTCTCAGTACCCTGCTGTTCGCCTCCGCGGCGGCGCTGGCAGTGCTGGTGTGTGCGGCAGCCGGGCTCGGCTGGATTGCCACCGGCCGGATGCTGCGACCGCTGCACGACATCACGGTCGCGGCCCGCCGCGCCGGCTCGGGCCGGCTGGACCACCGCATCGCCCTGCCGGGACCGCAGGACGAGCTCAAGGAGCTCTCCGACACCTTCGACGCCATGCTGGCCCGGCTGGAACAGGCCTTCCACGCCCACCAGCGCTTCGCCGCGAACGCCTCCCACGAGCTGCGCACGCCGCTGGCCACCACCCAGGCGGTCCTCGACGTCGCGCTGGCCGATCCGGACGGCCACGACGTGGCCGCGCTGGCGCGCAAACTGCGCGTCGCGAACCGACAGAGCCTGGACACCGTGGACGCCCTGCTCGACTTGGCGGACAGCGCTCAGGGCGTCCTGGACGGCGAGATCGTGGACCTCGCCGAGGCGGTCTGCGAGGCGGTGGCGGCCGTGACCGATGAGGCGCGGACGGCGGGCATCGGGCTTGACGCGGTCCTGAGTCACGCGCTGGTGCAGGCCGATCCGGTGCTTTTGCGCCAACTCCTGGTCAACCTGATGCAGAACGCCGTACGTCACAACACCGCCGGCGGCACCGCCTCCGTCGCCGTCTCAGTCAAGGACGGCTCAGTCACCATCACGGTCAGGAACAGCGGCGAAGTCATCCCGGACGCGGCGATCCCGCTCCTGACCGAGCCCTTCTACCGCCGCGCCGGCCGTACCGCCGACACCAACGGCGGCCCCCGAGGCCGGGGGCTCGGCCTGGCCCTGGCCGCGACGATCGCGGCCGCGCACGGAACACAGCTGGTCCTGATCGCCAACGCGCGCGGCGGTCTGACCGCGTCCGTGACCTTCCCGCTCTTGAACCTGACGTTAGGTGAGGTGACATCCTCGGACGGTGGGGATCGATGA
- a CDS encoding MerR family transcriptional regulator, with product MGIDERTWRIGDVAAATGLTVRALHHYDQIGLVASTARTAAGHRLYTDADLRKLYMVTALRQLGLSLEQVGRVLSADVAVRDVIDGQLAQVDRQIRTAQRLREQLLAAREADAVGAAPGLMAVIKMMRDVHGSLDRDQDQDQEQVEAMRRWMAELGVVAEHAIGVEMPSLYQEALSEMRAGTPASDQAVRRIVDRLDELSQLLRGSDQAGGATARRMWLDYGERNPDIDGAAEWGPLVAYLDEARAARRAPAADAKDAAR from the coding sequence GTGGGGATCGATGAGCGAACCTGGCGTATCGGCGACGTGGCGGCCGCGACCGGCCTGACCGTCCGCGCGCTGCACCACTACGACCAGATCGGCCTGGTCGCCTCCACCGCGCGCACTGCCGCCGGGCACCGCCTCTACACCGACGCGGACCTGCGCAAGCTCTACATGGTCACGGCCTTGCGCCAGCTCGGACTGTCGTTGGAGCAGGTCGGCCGGGTGCTGAGCGCCGACGTCGCGGTGCGCGACGTCATCGACGGGCAGCTCGCGCAGGTCGACCGGCAGATCCGCACGGCTCAGCGGCTCCGCGAGCAGCTACTCGCGGCGCGGGAGGCGGACGCGGTCGGGGCCGCGCCGGGGCTGATGGCCGTGATCAAGATGATGCGGGACGTGCACGGATCGCTGGACCGGGACCAGGACCAGGACCAGGAACAGGTCGAGGCGATGCGCCGGTGGATGGCGGAGCTCGGCGTCGTCGCCGAACACGCCATCGGGGTGGAGATGCCGTCGCTGTATCAGGAAGCGTTGTCGGAGATGCGGGCCGGTACGCCTGCCTCCGACCAGGCGGTCCGGCGGATCGTCGACCGTCTCGACGAGCTTTCGCAGCTGCTGCGGGGCTCGGACCAGGCAGGCGGCGCCACTGCTCGTCGGATGTGGCTCGACTACGGAGAGCGGAACCCCGATATCGACGGTGCCGCCGAGTGGGGTCCGCTCGTGGCCTACCTCGACGAGGCGCGCGCTGCCCGCCGTGCCCCAGCCGCAGACGCCAAGGATGCCGCCCGATGA